A window of the Gemmatimonadota bacterium genome harbors these coding sequences:
- a CDS encoding transcriptional regulator — protein MPSTLTFEDLHRAGVGAYFRPRDVEPLGVTYYQLRQMVTDGQVEAVGHGLYRLAEPDLTEMETIAMVASAIPQGIVCLLSALRVHDIGTQSPWQVWMAIDRKARKPTRLPSSVRIVRFSGVMLTYGVDTMSMLGAPVRITSPARTVVDCFRYRNKVGLDVAMEALREAVRTRKAAVSEIDRAAEVCRVRTVIAPYLAALSV, from the coding sequence ATGCCGTCTACCCTCACCTTTGAAGATCTCCACCGGGCCGGCGTTGGAGCGTATTTCCGCCCCAGAGACGTTGAGCCGCTCGGAGTCACGTACTACCAGCTCCGTCAGATGGTGACCGACGGCCAGGTCGAGGCGGTGGGGCACGGGCTGTATCGCCTGGCCGAACCCGACCTGACCGAGATGGAAACGATCGCGATGGTGGCCTCGGCGATTCCGCAGGGCATCGTCTGCCTCCTGTCGGCGCTCCGCGTCCACGACATCGGCACGCAGTCGCCGTGGCAGGTCTGGATGGCGATCGACCGAAAAGCCCGAAAACCTACTCGCCTGCCATCGTCAGTCCGCATTGTACGCTTTTCGGGGGTGATGCTCACCTACGGCGTGGACACCATGTCGATGCTCGGTGCCCCCGTGCGCATCACCTCACCCGCCCGCACGGTCGTGGACTGCTTTCGCTATCGCAACAAGGTCGGACTCGATGTTGCCATGGAGGCACTGCGCGAGGCCGTGCGGACACGCAAGGCGGCAGTGAGCGAGATAGATCGCGCCGCAGAGGTGTGCCGTGTTCGCACGGTGATCGCGCCGTACCTCGCCGCGCTCTCAGTATGA
- a CDS encoding SAM-dependent DNA methyltransferase — translation MNHSEIVSFLFGVANLIRDTFKRGKYQDVILPLTVLRRLDCVLADKKEKVLAKQAELRARKLEDLDAQLRRASGFAFYNTSRYDFDKLLGDAPHLAANLRNYIAGFSPNMREVIERFDFDNTISKLDEAGLLFQVLERFRSVDLHPDRVDNATMGTIFEELLRKFNEALNENPGEHFTPRDVIHLMVDLMLAGDESRIRGKGVVRTVYDPCCGSGGMLMITKDHIRTGIIQNGRLVQSPINPDAELHLFGQEVNPETWAVSKSDLYMKDPTGRDADRIAYGSTLSNDKHGGVGFDYLIANPPYGKDWKGDADAVKAEHERGAVGRFGPGLPRISDGQLLFLLHMLAHTKDAAEGGSRIAIIMNGSPLFTGDAGSGESEIRRFILENDLLDSLIALPEQLFYNTGIATYIWVVTNRKSPAHRGTVQLVDASAFWVPMRKSLGDKRREIPIDNAREILALVKNRRDGETRRVERDGATEDVVVSRVFPTSHFGFRKITVERPLKLNFQASPERLARLEQERGFVALAQSKKKGAAGAKEQAEGRALQTELRAMLATLPTRLVKDRDEFGKPLDAAAKKSGVKLAAPVRKAILSALSERDEKASICRDADGAPEPDPELRDTESVSLAVGKDPVDTEGVPASVREFFAREVLPHVPDAWIDTARRDHKDDLVGLVGYEINFNRYFYRYTPPRPLEEIEQDIRDIEGDIVRILSEVTGRSVA, via the coding sequence ATGAACCACTCCGAAATCGTCAGTTTTCTCTTCGGTGTCGCCAACCTCATTCGCGACACCTTCAAGCGTGGCAAGTATCAGGACGTGATCCTGCCCCTCACCGTGCTGCGGCGACTGGACTGTGTGTTGGCGGACAAGAAGGAGAAGGTGCTCGCCAAGCAGGCCGAGCTTCGCGCCAGGAAGCTCGAGGATCTCGACGCCCAGCTCCGCAGGGCCTCGGGGTTCGCCTTCTACAACACCTCACGCTACGACTTCGACAAGCTGCTGGGTGACGCGCCGCACCTCGCGGCCAACCTGCGCAACTACATCGCCGGCTTCAGCCCCAACATGCGCGAGGTCATCGAGCGCTTCGACTTCGACAACACCATCTCAAAGCTCGATGAGGCAGGACTGCTCTTCCAGGTTCTGGAGCGCTTCAGGTCGGTGGACTTGCACCCCGATCGTGTGGACAACGCGACGATGGGGACGATCTTCGAGGAGCTGCTCCGCAAATTCAACGAAGCGCTGAACGAGAATCCCGGCGAGCACTTCACGCCGCGCGACGTGATTCACCTGATGGTGGACCTGATGCTCGCTGGCGACGAATCACGCATCCGGGGCAAGGGCGTCGTCCGCACGGTGTACGACCCCTGCTGCGGCTCGGGCGGCATGCTGATGATCACCAAGGATCACATCCGCACGGGGATCATCCAGAACGGGCGGCTCGTACAATCGCCTATTAACCCCGACGCCGAGCTGCACCTGTTCGGGCAGGAAGTGAACCCCGAAACGTGGGCGGTCTCCAAGTCGGACCTTTATATGAAGGATCCGACCGGGCGCGACGCCGATCGCATCGCCTACGGCAGTACGCTTTCCAATGACAAGCACGGCGGCGTTGGCTTCGACTACCTGATCGCCAACCCGCCCTACGGCAAGGACTGGAAGGGCGACGCAGACGCGGTGAAGGCCGAGCACGAACGCGGGGCGGTCGGCCGATTTGGCCCGGGGCTGCCGCGCATCAGCGACGGCCAGCTGCTCTTCCTGCTTCACATGCTGGCGCACACGAAGGACGCCGCCGAAGGGGGCTCGCGCATCGCGATCATCATGAACGGCTCACCGCTGTTCACCGGCGATGCGGGGAGCGGGGAGAGCGAGATCCGGCGCTTCATTCTCGAGAATGACCTCCTCGACTCACTTATCGCTCTTCCGGAACAGCTCTTCTACAACACCGGTATCGCGACCTACATCTGGGTGGTGACCAACCGCAAATCACCAGCGCATCGTGGCACGGTCCAGCTTGTGGACGCCTCCGCCTTCTGGGTCCCGATGCGCAAGAGCCTGGGCGACAAGCGGCGCGAGATCCCGATCGACAATGCGCGGGAGATTCTCGCGCTCGTGAAGAACCGACGCGACGGCGAAACACGCCGCGTGGAGAGGGACGGAGCGACGGAGGACGTGGTGGTGAGCCGCGTCTTTCCCACCTCACACTTCGGCTTTCGCAAGATCACGGTCGAGCGGCCACTCAAGCTCAACTTCCAGGCGAGCCCGGAGCGGCTGGCGCGGCTCGAGCAGGAACGAGGCTTTGTGGCGCTCGCCCAGTCGAAGAAGAAGGGGGCGGCGGGCGCGAAGGAGCAGGCCGAAGGTCGCGCGCTTCAGACCGAGCTTCGCGCGATGCTCGCCACGCTCCCCACGAGGCTCGTAAAGGACCGGGACGAGTTCGGGAAGCCCCTTGACGCGGCCGCGAAGAAGTCCGGGGTGAAGCTCGCCGCCCCGGTGCGCAAGGCGATTCTCTCCGCCCTCTCGGAGCGGGACGAGAAGGCCAGCATCTGCCGCGACGCCGACGGGGCGCCTGAGCCCGATCCGGAACTGCGCGACACCGAGAGCGTGTCGCTCGCGGTGGGGAAGGACCCGGTGGATACCGAGGGTGTCCCCGCCAGCGTGCGCGAGTTCTTCGCTCGCGAGGTGCTCCCCCACGTGCCGGACGCGTGGATCGACACCGCCAGACGCGACCACAAGGACGACCTCGTTGGCCTCGTGGGCTACGAAATCAACTTCAACCGGTACTTCTATCGGTATACGCCGCCGCGTCCGCTGGAGGAGATCGAGCAGGACATCCGGGATATCGAGGGCGACATCGTTCGGATTCTGTCGGAGGTTACTGGCAGGTCCGTCGCTTAA
- a CDS encoding BMP family ABC transporter substrate-binding protein has protein sequence MRKLVLVLAALLATHIALLFVRPSGAEERPTGEGLDVGIVFDLGGRGDKSFNDGAYLGAARAQKELGARVRFIEPGEGSDREAGLRLLAAEGMDLVIGVGFIFSDDLTQLAKEYPNTRFAGVDYAVAIDSAGNPVQPPANLAALKFREEEGSFLVGALAALVGNSKKVGFVGGMDFPLIHKFEMGYKAGVKAVCPDCEVIAQYAGVTPEAFRNPGRGQELALSQIQSGVNVIFHASGSTGLGVFEAVRRRGKLAIGVDADQYSEAPGFILTSMVKGVDQAVFETIEQVKSGTFKGGIFQLGLREKGVNYIYDANNKALIPDSVRSRVEGLRQEIIEGKIVVPSTK, from the coding sequence ATGCGAAAGCTCGTCCTCGTCCTCGCCGCCCTCCTCGCCACCCACATCGCCCTCCTCTTCGTCCGCCCCTCCGGCGCCGAAGAGCGGCCGACCGGCGAGGGACTCGACGTCGGCATCGTCTTCGACCTGGGCGGCCGGGGCGACAAGTCCTTCAATGATGGCGCCTACCTCGGCGCCGCCCGGGCCCAGAAGGAGCTGGGGGCCCGCGTGCGCTTCATTGAACCGGGGGAAGGCTCGGACCGCGAAGCCGGCCTGCGCCTGCTGGCCGCCGAGGGGATGGACCTGGTGATCGGCGTCGGCTTCATCTTCTCCGACGACCTCACGCAGCTGGCGAAGGAGTACCCGAACACGCGCTTCGCGGGGGTCGACTACGCGGTCGCGATCGACTCGGCCGGCAATCCGGTGCAGCCGCCGGCCAATCTCGCGGCGCTCAAGTTCCGCGAGGAGGAAGGGTCGTTCCTGGTCGGCGCCCTGGCGGCGCTGGTGGGGAACTCCAAGAAGGTCGGCTTCGTGGGCGGGATGGACTTCCCCCTCATCCACAAGTTCGAGATGGGCTACAAGGCGGGGGTCAAGGCGGTCTGCCCGGACTGCGAAGTGATCGCCCAGTACGCCGGCGTTACCCCCGAAGCCTTCCGCAACCCGGGGCGCGGGCAGGAGCTGGCGCTCTCGCAGATCCAGTCCGGCGTGAACGTGATCTTCCACGCCTCGGGCTCCACGGGGCTCGGCGTCTTCGAAGCCGTGCGGCGGCGCGGGAAGCTGGCGATCGGGGTCGACGCCGATCAGTACAGCGAGGCGCCGGGGTTCATCCTCACCTCGATGGTGAAGGGGGTGGACCAGGCGGTGTTCGAGACGATCGAGCAGGTGAAGAGCGGGACGTTCAAGGGAGGGATCTTCCAGCTCGGGCTGCGCGAGAAAGGGGTGAACTACATCTATGACGCCAACAACAAGGCGCTCATCCCGGACTCGGTGCGCTCGCGGGTGGAGGGGCTGCGGCAGGAGATCATTGAGGGGAAGATCGTGGTGCCGTCTACCAAGTAG
- a CDS encoding helix-turn-helix domain-containing protein, whose amino-acid sequence MRPILNRQSALRAPLNDILGTEANVRLLRALAATAAPMSPSRLAEATGLHLSGVARALATLEETGIVEFVGAGSRRPVTLRRAHPLASAIDALFVAERARYDRIVERLRNATRGLVPPPAAIWLEGPVVDGRDRREDALVIGVLGTARDLDSVALALQDALDDVVLEQDLNLEVRGRTLADLSAASPGELQSLANVIPLLGAPPLAIVRGSESRPGTRARAVAERRMTHAELDARALAVARAIAERLKTDPSLVEQARAYVTSRLALASAGEQHELREWERILRTRSLPNLRRFLVDAGERATRLRQTMPFLAVLSAEEREGLAEAARGETSEASAARRPRRNVADGGSSTRHR is encoded by the coding sequence ATGCGCCCGATCCTCAACCGCCAGAGCGCGCTCCGCGCGCCACTCAACGACATCCTCGGCACCGAAGCCAACGTGCGGCTGCTGCGCGCGCTCGCGGCGACGGCGGCGCCGATGTCGCCGAGCCGGCTGGCGGAGGCGACGGGGCTGCACCTGTCGGGGGTGGCGCGGGCGCTGGCGACGCTGGAGGAGACGGGGATCGTCGAGTTCGTGGGAGCGGGGTCGCGACGCCCGGTGACGCTCCGTCGGGCGCACCCGCTGGCGAGCGCGATTGACGCGCTGTTTGTCGCCGAACGGGCGCGCTACGACCGTATCGTCGAACGACTGCGCAACGCGACGCGCGGGCTGGTGCCGCCGCCGGCGGCGATCTGGCTGGAAGGCCCGGTCGTAGACGGGAGAGATCGACGCGAGGACGCGCTGGTGATCGGCGTCCTGGGGACGGCGCGCGACCTCGACTCCGTCGCGCTGGCGCTGCAGGACGCGCTCGACGACGTCGTCCTGGAACAGGATCTCAATCTCGAGGTGCGCGGGCGCACGTTGGCCGACCTGTCGGCGGCGTCACCGGGAGAGCTGCAATCGCTCGCGAATGTGATCCCGCTGCTGGGGGCGCCTCCGTTGGCCATCGTGCGTGGCAGCGAGTCGCGCCCCGGAACCCGGGCGCGCGCCGTGGCCGAGCGTCGGATGACGCACGCGGAGTTGGACGCGCGGGCGCTGGCAGTGGCGAGGGCGATCGCGGAACGCCTGAAGACGGATCCGTCGCTCGTCGAGCAGGCGCGCGCGTACGTCACCTCGCGCCTGGCGCTCGCATCGGCGGGAGAACAGCACGAGCTGCGCGAGTGGGAGCGCATCCTGCGAACGCGGTCGCTGCCGAACCTGCGGCGATTTCTGGTGGATGCGGGAGAGCGGGCAACGCGGCTGCGTCAGACGATGCCGTTTCTGGCGGTGTTGTCGGCGGAGGAGCGGGAGGGGTTGGCGGAGGCGGCGAGGGGGGAGACGAGCGAAGCGTCCGCCGCTCGTCGCCCACGGCGCAATGTTGCTGACGGCGGGTCGTCGACGCGGCATCGATGA
- a CDS encoding ABC transporter permease: MSQLNESIPRPGADRTSRLPASVSRLISALLPPFTALLIAAVVGDILILSFGQSPADVFVLLIEGTWGNAYGLGQVIYKATTLTFTGLSVALALRAGLFNIGAEGQLAMGGFCAAVVGLLLPAGTPAVLAVPLCLAGAAIGGASVASVPGVLKARFGASEVIVTIMVNFITLALLNWLIATKLNVAESLHTPEIHAGAVPRLSSVVDAFAGSAANFVLIVALAAAGYAAWYLFRTRAGYDLRAVGLQPEAAEYGGVKVGRVWLRAMLLAGAMAGLGGTNYVLGYKQYYEEGFAAGAGFLGIAVALVGRNHPFGVVIAALLFATLSQGGLAVNAVVPKQMVDVLTAVVIIAVATSVPEVQRLLKSVRGGGK; encoded by the coding sequence ATGAGTCAACTCAACGAGTCGATTCCCCGCCCCGGAGCCGATCGCACCTCCAGGCTCCCCGCGTCCGTCTCCCGCCTCATCTCGGCACTGCTGCCGCCGTTCACGGCGCTGCTCATCGCCGCGGTGGTGGGCGACATCCTCATCCTCTCCTTCGGGCAGTCGCCGGCGGATGTCTTCGTCCTTCTTATAGAAGGGACGTGGGGGAACGCGTACGGGCTGGGGCAGGTGATCTACAAGGCCACCACGCTCACCTTCACGGGGCTGTCGGTGGCGCTCGCACTGCGGGCCGGGCTGTTCAACATCGGGGCCGAGGGGCAGCTCGCGATGGGCGGGTTCTGCGCGGCGGTGGTGGGGTTGCTGCTGCCGGCGGGGACGCCGGCGGTGCTCGCGGTTCCGTTGTGCCTGGCGGGTGCGGCGATCGGCGGGGCCAGCGTGGCGTCGGTCCCGGGCGTGCTCAAGGCGCGGTTCGGGGCGAGCGAGGTGATCGTCACGATCATGGTGAACTTCATCACCCTCGCCCTGCTCAACTGGCTGATCGCGACCAAACTGAACGTTGCCGAATCGCTGCACACGCCGGAGATCCACGCGGGGGCGGTGCCGCGGCTGTCGAGCGTGGTCGATGCCTTTGCCGGGTCGGCGGCGAATTTCGTCCTCATTGTCGCGCTGGCGGCGGCCGGGTATGCGGCGTGGTACCTGTTCCGCACGCGCGCGGGGTACGACCTGCGCGCGGTGGGGCTGCAGCCGGAGGCCGCCGAGTATGGCGGGGTGAAGGTGGGGCGCGTCTGGCTGCGGGCGATGCTGCTGGCGGGGGCGATGGCGGGGCTGGGCGGGACCAACTACGTGCTCGGGTACAAGCAGTACTACGAAGAAGGATTCGCGGCCGGCGCTGGCTTCCTGGGGATCGCGGTGGCGCTGGTGGGGCGCAACCATCCCTTCGGGGTGGTGATCGCGGCGCTGCTCTTTGCCACGCTGTCGCAGGGCGGGCTGGCGGTGAACGCGGTGGTCCCCAAGCAGATGGTCGACGTGCTGACGGCGGTGGTCATCATCGCGGTGGCGACGTCGGTCCCTGAGGTGCAGCGCCTGCTCAAGAGCGTGCGGGGAGGTGGCAAGTGA
- a CDS encoding ABC transporter permease has protein sequence MIVLAFLVQTLRIAIPYLFAAAGGVLSERSGVIALTLEGWMLTGAFTAVIGTHYTGSPWVGLLCGVAGGVLAALLHAVACIRYRADQVVVGIAINLLAVGITRFFLRLAFDSSSNSPRVAGFDFVQTGPGGQGTGVLASLANPLVPLGVLSLVFVWWLLYRTPFGLRLRAVGEKPEAAASLGVGVNRVRWIAVLGAGALASMGGAYLALEQHQFTDSMTAGRGFIALAAVIFGKWEPKRVAVACLLFAAAETLQIQLQGLQLIPSQFVEMIPYILTIVAVAGVVGRATPPSALGKVSE, from the coding sequence GTGATCGTGCTCGCCTTCCTGGTGCAGACGCTGCGCATCGCCATCCCCTACCTGTTTGCAGCAGCGGGAGGGGTGCTGTCGGAGCGGTCGGGGGTCATCGCCCTCACGCTCGAGGGGTGGATGCTCACGGGCGCCTTCACGGCGGTGATCGGGACGCACTACACGGGGTCGCCGTGGGTGGGGCTGCTGTGCGGCGTGGCGGGCGGGGTGCTGGCCGCGCTGCTGCACGCGGTGGCCTGCATTCGCTATCGCGCCGACCAGGTGGTGGTGGGGATCGCGATCAACCTGCTGGCGGTGGGGATCACACGGTTCTTCCTGCGGCTGGCCTTCGATTCGTCGTCGAACTCGCCGCGCGTGGCGGGCTTCGATTTCGTCCAGACGGGACCGGGGGGACAGGGGACGGGCGTGCTCGCCTCGCTCGCCAACCCGTTGGTGCCGCTGGGCGTGCTCTCGCTGGTCTTCGTCTGGTGGCTGCTCTATCGGACTCCCTTCGGGCTTCGCCTGCGGGCGGTGGGAGAAAAGCCGGAGGCGGCAGCCTCGCTCGGCGTGGGGGTGAACCGGGTGCGGTGGATTGCGGTGCTCGGGGCCGGAGCGCTGGCGTCGATGGGGGGGGCATACCTGGCGCTGGAACAGCACCAGTTCACCGACTCCATGACGGCGGGGCGCGGCTTCATTGCCCTCGCGGCGGTTATCTTCGGCAAGTGGGAGCCCAAGCGGGTCGCGGTGGCCTGCCTGTTGTTCGCGGCCGCCGAGACGCTGCAGATCCAGTTGCAGGGGCTCCAGTTGATCCCATCGCAATTCGTGGAAATGATCCCCTACATCCTCACCATCGTGGCCGTGGCCGGCGTGGTCGGGCGGGCAACGCCGCCGTCCGCGCTGGGCAAGGTGAGCGAGTAG
- a CDS encoding ABC transporter ATP-binding protein, which produces MNPETGDGRRETGVALRAIGVSKRFGEVRANRDATLTVKRGEIHALVGENGAGKSTLMRILAGMYPPDGGRVEVNGKDVTGWSTREAIAAGVGMVHQHFMLVPTLTVAENLVLGQELTKGLQLDRAAAESAVRDLCERTGLKVDPARLVSDLSVGEAQRVEILKVLYRGAKILILDEPTAVLSPPEITELWRVLRRLTSEGGTVVLITHKLDEVMEASSSITVMRAGATVGEVATAETTPAGIAKMMVGRDVRLATVVLEDEKTGRREDEITGIPAPGLGSGSASPSLSPAALSVSRLVVSSSRKPNEVDDISFEVKAGEIFGIAGVEGNGQTELIEAIAGLRRAESGSITIDGKDVGELSVRERAELGLSHIPEDRHRRGLVLDYSIGDNLILGLQHRFSSGAGVLQGEQVQSNAQGQIREFDIRPPSAALPARSLSGGNQQKIVIAREMRGREYSVLLASQPTRGVDVGAIEFIHEQLRAARASGKGVLLVSADLIEVLSLADRVAVMYEGKIVATLSRAEATPELVGEYMTGATRTGEHRAGGAR; this is translated from the coding sequence ATGAACCCGGAGACGGGAGACGGGAGACGGGAGACGGGAGTGGCGCTGCGCGCCATCGGCGTCTCGAAGCGCTTCGGTGAAGTCCGCGCCAACCGCGACGCCACGCTCACGGTCAAGCGCGGCGAAATCCACGCCCTCGTCGGCGAGAACGGCGCCGGAAAGTCCACGCTCATGCGCATCCTGGCCGGGATGTACCCGCCCGACGGCGGACGCGTGGAGGTGAACGGGAAGGACGTCACCGGATGGTCGACGCGCGAAGCAATCGCCGCCGGCGTGGGCATGGTGCACCAGCACTTCATGCTCGTCCCCACGCTCACGGTGGCCGAGAACCTGGTCCTGGGGCAGGAACTGACCAAGGGGTTGCAGCTGGACCGCGCGGCCGCCGAGTCGGCGGTGCGCGACCTCTGCGAGCGCACGGGGCTCAAGGTCGATCCCGCCCGGCTGGTCTCGGACCTGAGCGTGGGCGAGGCGCAGCGGGTGGAGATCCTCAAGGTGCTCTACCGCGGCGCCAAGATCCTCATCCTCGACGAACCCACGGCGGTGCTGTCGCCGCCGGAGATCACGGAGCTGTGGCGGGTGCTCAGGCGCCTGACGAGTGAGGGCGGAACGGTGGTCCTCATCACGCACAAGCTCGATGAGGTGATGGAAGCGTCGTCTTCTATCACCGTTATGCGGGCTGGGGCGACGGTGGGGGAGGTAGCTACGGCGGAGACCACGCCGGCGGGGATCGCGAAAATGATGGTGGGGCGCGATGTGAGACTCGCGACTGTGGTGTTGGAAGACGAGAAGACGGGAAGACGAGAAGACGAGATAACGGGCATTCCGGCGCCGGGACTCGGCTCGGGCTCGGCTTCGCCTTCGCTTTCGCCTGCGGCGCTTTCTGTTTCGCGGCTTGTGGTCTCCTCGTCCCGCAAGCCTAACGAGGTGGATGACATCTCCTTCGAGGTCAAGGCGGGGGAGATCTTCGGGATTGCCGGCGTCGAGGGGAATGGGCAGACGGAGTTGATCGAGGCCATTGCCGGATTGCGCAGGGCGGAGTCAGGGTCGATCACGATCGACGGGAAGGACGTGGGGGAGCTGTCGGTTCGCGAGCGCGCGGAGCTGGGGCTGTCGCACATTCCCGAGGACCGGCACCGGCGCGGGCTGGTGCTCGACTACTCGATCGGCGACAACCTGATCCTCGGGCTGCAGCATCGCTTCTCGTCAGGCGCCGGCGTGCTGCAGGGGGAGCAGGTGCAATCGAACGCGCAGGGGCAGATCCGCGAGTTCGACATCCGCCCCCCGTCGGCCGCGCTCCCGGCGCGTTCGCTCTCCGGCGGCAACCAGCAGAAGATCGTCATCGCGCGCGAGATGCGCGGGCGCGAGTACTCGGTGCTGCTGGCCTCGCAGCCCACGCGCGGCGTGGACGTGGGGGCGATCGAGTTCATCCACGAGCAGCTGCGCGCGGCCCGCGCGTCGGGCAAGGGTGTGCTGCTGGTCTCGGCGGACCTCATAGAAGTACTGTCGCTCGCGGATCGGGTGGCGGTGATGTACGAAGGGAAGATCGTCGCCACGCTGTCGCGGGCCGAGGCGACGCCGGAGCTGGTGGGCGAGTACATGACGGGGGCGACGCGAACAGGCGAGCACAGGGCAGGAGGCGCTCGATGA
- a CDS encoding nucleotidyl transferase AbiEii/AbiGii toxin family protein — protein sequence MTTPERGSSAASIRHRLRNELRARGEDVSLGLQRYASERFLYRLGRSVHRERFVLKGATLFAIWGTTYRPTRDLDFTAYGDSAENAVIAALREVCATPDDVDALQFDVDSITTEPIRDGSEYPGTRIRINATLGTSRIPIQLDLGFGNAIVPGPEEVEYRSLLGDPPPRILAYPQESVVAEKLHAMVTLGERNSRFKDFYDMHTMASAFRFERSTLLAAVRATFVRRATPFSDEVPVALRDNFYADAARAEQWRAYVTRSGMTGVSQDFTSVGERVIGFLQPLWENLITGTDPLGDWSPGEGWR from the coding sequence ATGACGACGCCGGAACGTGGCAGTAGCGCAGCGTCCATTCGGCATCGCCTGCGCAACGAACTGCGCGCGCGTGGGGAGGATGTGTCGCTGGGGCTGCAGCGGTATGCGTCCGAGCGGTTCCTGTATCGGCTTGGACGTTCCGTGCATCGAGAGCGGTTCGTGCTCAAGGGGGCCACGCTGTTCGCCATCTGGGGGACGACGTACCGCCCGACACGCGATCTGGACTTCACTGCCTACGGAGACTCTGCGGAGAACGCCGTGATCGCTGCGCTTCGAGAGGTGTGCGCCACGCCAGACGACGTGGACGCCCTGCAGTTCGACGTCGATTCGATCACGACGGAGCCGATTCGCGATGGATCGGAGTACCCCGGCACTCGCATCCGAATCAACGCGACGCTCGGCACGTCGCGCATCCCGATCCAACTCGACCTGGGCTTCGGCAACGCCATCGTCCCCGGACCGGAGGAAGTCGAGTACCGCTCGCTGCTCGGCGACCCGCCCCCGCGGATTCTGGCGTACCCGCAGGAGTCGGTGGTCGCCGAGAAGCTGCACGCGATGGTAACGCTCGGCGAGCGGAACAGCCGCTTCAAGGACTTCTACGACATGCACACAATGGCGAGCGCATTTCGCTTCGAACGCTCTACGCTCCTCGCGGCTGTCCGCGCCACGTTCGTACGGCGTGCAACGCCCTTTTCAGACGAGGTACCGGTGGCACTGCGGGACAACTTCTACGCTGATGCCGCGCGCGCGGAGCAGTGGCGGGCCTACGTGACGCGCAGTGGGATGACCGGCGTGTCGCAGGACTTCACGAGCGTCGGAGAGCGCGTCATCGGCTTTCTTCAGCCGTTGTGGGAGAACCTGATCACGGGAACCGACCCGCTTGGCGACTGGTCGCCTGGCGAGGGCTGGCGATGA
- a CDS encoding MFS transporter, with product MVQLEIGQSLQHPAVRIVGGAIAAGLLFILAQEVRKIPPKLFALMATAFIDMIGLLMIIPIIPFYAKELAANGLQLGPVHLGIGMIQAVLVASFTVAQLLSAPAWGRFSDKHGRRPALLIALGASALAYLVFGFATSLLVLFLSRILQGAGGGTVGVIQAYVADAVGPEDRARSLGWLSAATNLGVALGPVLGSAAISLGKADLVPGESTWALGRAAPGIVAAVLCLVNMWFVHHYLKESREVHEHPAGAPKRKTSGEAVWRVLSHSGEPASRLIWIYAIAMGSFQGVTAMLPLFLAARFQVDEGNIGYFFMYVGAISVFTRVLLLGRAVDRLGEARLSRWGVTLLALGILGMPLSSNIVFLAIAVALIPLGTAFTFPCVTALLSRVINQSERGLYMGLQQTFGGVARIAVPLWAGFAFDRLGVGIPFYTSAVAVFLTIFLGLGLDQYVKPRAAAAA from the coding sequence TTGGTCCAACTCGAGATCGGGCAGTCGCTGCAGCACCCGGCGGTGCGCATCGTGGGGGGGGCCATCGCGGCCGGCCTCCTCTTCATCCTCGCGCAGGAAGTGAGGAAGATCCCGCCCAAGCTGTTCGCCCTGATGGCGACGGCCTTCATCGACATGATCGGGCTGTTGATGATCATCCCGATCATCCCGTTCTATGCCAAGGAGCTGGCGGCGAACGGGCTGCAGCTCGGGCCGGTGCACCTGGGGATCGGGATGATCCAGGCCGTCTTGGTGGCGTCGTTCACGGTGGCGCAGCTGTTGAGCGCGCCGGCGTGGGGGCGCTTCAGCGACAAGCACGGGCGGCGCCCCGCCCTGCTCATCGCGTTAGGCGCCTCGGCGCTCGCCTACCTGGTCTTCGGCTTCGCCACGTCGTTGCTGGTCCTCTTTCTGTCGCGCATCCTGCAGGGGGCGGGGGGCGGGACGGTGGGAGTGATCCAGGCCTACGTGGCCGACGCGGTGGGCCCCGAGGATCGCGCCCGCTCGCTCGGCTGGCTCTCGGCGGCCACCAACCTTGGAGTCGCGTTAGGCCCGGTACTCGGCTCGGCGGCGATCTCGTTAGGGAAGGCCGACCTGGTGCCGGGGGAGTCGACCTGGGCGCTGGGGCGCGCGGCGCCGGGGATCGTGGCGGCGGTGCTGTGCCTGGTGAACATGTGGTTCGTGCACCACTACCTGAAGGAGTCGCGCGAGGTGCACGAGCACCCGGCGGGGGCCCCCAAGCGCAAGACGTCGGGCGAGGCGGTCTGGCGGGTGCTCTCGCACTCCGGCGAACCGGCGTCGCGGCTGATCTGGATCTACGCGATCGCCATGGGCTCGTTCCAGGGGGTGACGGCGATGCTCCCGTTGTTCCTGGCGGCGCGCTTCCAGGTGGACGAGGGGAACATCGGCTACTTCTTCATGTACGTCGGCGCCATCTCGGTCTTCACGCGGGTGCTGCTGCTGGGGCGCGCGGTGGACCGGCTGGGCGAAGCGCGGCTGTCGCGCTGGGGGGTGACGCTGCTGGCGTTAGGCATCCTGGGGATGCCGCTGTCGTCCAACATCGTCTTCCTGGCCATCGCGGTGGCGCTCATCCCGCTGGGGACGGCCTTCACCTTCCCGTGCGTCACGGCGCTGCTCTCGCGGGTGATCAACCAGTCGGAGCGCGGGCTGTACATGGGGCTGCAGCAGACCTTTGGCGGGGTGGCGCGCATTGCCGTTCCGCTGTGGGCCGGCTTCGCCTTCGACCGGCTGGGCGTGGGGATTCCGTTCTATACGTCGGCGGTAGCGGTCTTCCTCACGATCTTCCTGGGGCTGGGGCTGGACCAGTACGTGAAACCTCGGGCAGCGGCGGCGGCGTAA